From Jiangella mangrovi:
ATCGGGCGACCTCGTTCCCGTGGTCGGCCGCCTCGCCCTCCCCTGCGCGAGGCGATGTTTCCGAGCATGGACATGATCACGAGAGCGAGACACGGATCACGCGAAACTCTCTTCACACAGGTCGCGGACGCCACGGACGCGCGGGCCGCCCCGAGTTGGACAGAGCACCCCGCGAGTTTGGTATGGTTACGCAGCCGCTGGCGCTCCACGAAGCGCAGCAAGTCCGGGTGGCGGAATAGGCAGACGCGCTAGCTTGAGGTGCTAGTCCCCGTCAAGGGGGTGGGGGTTCAAGTCCCCCCTCGGACACTCTTCATTGTGCCCCTCATCAGCAGAGATGTTGGTGAGAGTTCACGTCATCGCGGCGTGCCCATGGCTACGTCACCGATTCGTCGGTCTCTGAAGGATCACGATGCAGGTGTGCCCGCGCAACCGTACCTGCGCGCCCCGAGGGCCGGCCGAGCCCACCCTCCGTCCGGCCGAGGCGTCGGCGGTCTCACCACTCTGCGAGCGAGCCGTCGGGATGCCGCCAGATCGGCGCCCGCCAGCGATGACCGTCCTGGGCGACTCGACGGACGGCCTTCTCGTCGATCTCCAGGCCGAGACCAGGCGCCATCGGCCGCTCGACATACCCGTCACGGACGGAGAAGCCGGCCGGATCGACGAGGTCGCCCAGGAGGCCGGCGGCCTTGCCGTCGTGCAGGCCGAGTGCCTGTTCCTGGATGAGGAAGTTGGGCGTGGCGAGGTCGACCTGCAGGCAGGCGGCCAATGCGATCGGGCCCAGTGGGCAGTGCGGTGCCAGAGACACGCCGTGGATCTCGGCCATGGCGGCGATCCGGCGGCATTCCGACACCCCGCCCGCATGGGAGAGATCTGGCTGGGCGACAGCGATTCCGCTGGCCAGGACGTCGCGAAAGTCCCAGCGGGAGTACAGCCGTTCCCCCGTCGCGATCGGCACCGAGGTCGTCGCGGCGATGCTCACCAGCTCGCTAGAGAGCTCCGGAACGACCGGTTCCTCGACGAACAGGGGGTGGAACTCCTCGAGCAGAGGCAGCACGCGGCGGGCCATTGCCGGGGAGAACCGGCCGTGGAAGTCGATGGCGAGGTCGGCGTCCTGGCCGATCGCCGCGCGCACGGCCGCCACTCGTGCCACCACCGCGTCGATGCGTGCCGGCGTGTCGATGGTGGCGACCGGATCGTCCCACCCGTTGAACTTCACCGCCGTCAGCCCGGTCGCCATGGCCTCGGCCGCCTGGTCGGCCAGCTCCTCGGGCCCTGACCCGTGTACCCAGGCATAGATGCGCACCCGCTCCCGAACCGGTCCGCCGAGCAGCTCGTGCACGGACGCGCCTCGCGCCCGGCCGGCGATGTCCCACAGTGCCTGATCGATGCCGGCGACTGCACTGGACAGCACCGGGCCGCCCCGGTAGAAGCCGGCCTTGGTCAGCACCTGCCAGTGGTCCTCGATGCGCAGCGGATCGCGCCCGACGAGCTGGTCCGACAGCTCGTCGACGGTGGCGGCCACGGTCGCGGCCCGGCCCTCCAGCACCGGCTCGCCCCAGCCGACCACACCGTCGTCGGTTTCGATGCGCAGGAACAGCCAACGCGGCGGGACGGTGAAGGTCTCGATTCGGGTGATCTTCATATGGTGTCCGTTCCGGTCAGGTGGCGAAGCGGGCGCCCAGCCCGCCATCGACGTACAGCTCGGTGCCAGTCATGTACGTGGCCTCGGCGCTGGCGGCGAAGGCAACCACCGCCGCGATCTCGTCCGGCTCGGCCAGCCGGCCGAGGGGGCAGGACTCCGCCACCTCGCGCTCGGCCCGATCCGGGTCGCCGGTGGCGGCGAAGGCGGCCTCGACCGGCCCCGTACGGGTCCAGCCCGGGCAGACCGCGTTGACCCGGACGCCGTCCGGCCCGAGCTCCACCGCCATGCTGCGGGTCAGGCCGACGAGCCCGGCCTTGGCCGCGGCGTACGGGAACATCCCGCGTGTGGTCAGCTTGGCGTGCAGTGAGGAGACGTTCACGACGGCGCCACCGCCGGCCGTGCGCATGCCGGGGATGACGAACTTGGCGCACAGCCACGCCGCTCGCAGGTCGATCGCCAGGAACCTGTCCCACTCACTGACCGTGAGGTCGGCGAGCTCGAAGTGTGCGTTGACGCCGGCGTTGTTGACCAGGACCGTCACGCCGCCGAACCGCGAGGAGACGGCTGCCACCGCGGCGGCGATCTGATCCTCGTCGGTGACGTCGGCGGGCACGAACAGGGCGGCCGGGCCGAGCTCGTCGGCGACGGCCCGGCCGCCCGCGTCGTCCACGTCGCAGAACCCCACGCGAGCACCCTCGGCCACCAGCCGGGCCACGATCGCCCGCCCGATGCCGTGCGCCGCGCCTGTCACGAACGCGACGGTCCCCGCATGTCGTCCCATGGATCAGCTCCTGTGTCGATGTCCTACGGCTCGACGACCACGGTCACGGGCCGCGAGCGCACGGTGAGGCCGTTCAGCGTCACCGCCGCCCAGATGCGCGCCGTACCGGCGCCGCCCGCGTCGACCAGGTGGCCAGTCGGCCCGCCGGTCACGACCGTCGCGACGGCGGAGTTGTCGCTGCCGTAGGAGATGGAAGCGCCGGTGAGGTCGGCGAGCGTGCCGTCGCCGAGCAGGCCGCGGGTGATGACCGGCGTGGTGGCGCCGACGGTCAGCGTGGCTGCGCCGACCGCGGTGACCGCGTCCCACAGCTCGCCGGCGGTCGCGGTCTGGAACTGCGGGACCCGGATGAACACGAGCTCGGACGGCATCACCGGCGTCGCCGTGCCGGGCTGGCTGAACGTGACGTGGTGACCGGCGCCGGCGTTGAACCGGTAGGTCCCCACGTAGACCCCGAACCGGGTGTATTCGGGGTTGCGGCCGGTGCCTGACCACTCGCTGTAGACCGACATTGACTGTCCGTCGGCGTGCTCGACGAGGATCCGCAGCGCTTGCGGCGCCGTCGACGATGACCGGCGCGCGTAGACGCGGTAGGCGCCCTCCTGGCCGAACGTCGGCGAGTAGCGCGTCGTCTTCGTGTCGACGGCGACCGGTGGGGCGGTCGTCGTGACGGCGGCCATGCTCGCCAGAACGGGAACAGTGGTGACGGCGCCCGGCCCGGCGTTGGCGGTGTCGATCGGCTGGAAGCCGACCGCAGCGTACGACGTCGAGCCGGGCACCGCGTTGACCGAGCCGACGTCCACCACCAGGGCCTGCCAAGCCGCGAACGTGCGCCGGCCGGGCTCGAACCACACGGCGGGGTCGCTCCACAGCACGTTCCGCTCGCTCTCGAGAACCGCCCGCGGGTTGGCCGTCAGCAGGTTCTGGAAGGCGAACACCGGGCTGAACAGGCGCACCGCCGGCTGCGTGGCCGCCGACGGGTCCGACAGGACGTTGCGGCGCATCCGGTTGTCGCGCATGTGCTCGTCGGTGTCGACGAACCAGACCTGGTGCGGGTTCAGGAACTCGTTGCCGACCAGCGCGTTGAACTGCCCCGCGTGCACCAGCATGGGCAGCGACGCGCCCGTGACGCTGTTGCGTTCCCACCAGACGTTGCTGGTGCTGTGGTCGGCGTAGAGACCGAACCCGAACGGCCGGCTGACACCGGTGCCCAGCCGGAGCATCCCGGGCGCGTCCACGATGACGTTGTGCCGCACCAGCGACGGCGCGGACAGGTTGGTCATGGTCGCGATGTTGATGGCGCCGGCGTCCGCGGTCGACAGCACCACGTCCTGGATCCGGTTGTAGGCGATGATGTTGCCGCCCTGGTTCCGGAACGCGAACACGCCTTGCCGCGGCAGGTTCTCGATCAGGTTGCCGGCGACGAGGTTGCCGGCCGCGTAGACGGTGCTCGGCGGCCGGCTGTCCAGGTTGATCCCGGCCGCGCAGAGCCACACCCGGCCGCCGTCGCGGATGGTGTTGCCGGTCAGCGCGTTGCGCAGTGGGGCGAAGTCCTCGACCTCGTCGCGGGCGTCGTACTCGTAGCCGTAGCCGAGCCGGGCGGACGTGAGCAGGATCCCGCCGGCCCCGATGTCGTCGATCAGGTTGCCGTCGACGACGTTGTCGCAGCTGTCCAGGTGCAGCCAGATGCCGTAGCCGTCGACGGCGGTGACGTGGCAGCCCTCGATGCGGCTGTCCGAGGCGCAGTCCAGCACGACCGCCGCATCGGTGACGACCCGCGGCTCGGGGTAGGACTCCGCGGTGGCGCAGTGGGTGAACGTGAAGTCGCGCAACGTCAGCCAGCGCACCCGGGCGCCGGTCACGCCGTCGCCGGCCAGGACGACCAGCCGGTTCAGCACCGGGACGACGAACTCCTGGGTGGCCGGGTCCTGCCCCGCGGGAGGCAGGTAGTCCAGCCGCTCGTCCGCGGTCGACAGGTACCACTGACCCGGCACCTTCAGCTCGGTGCGCACGCCGCGGACGGTGAACGGGCTGGCCGGTTCCAGCCGCCCGGTGGTGGGCGCCGCCAACTGGATCTCCCCGGTCGAGGTGTCCACCGAGTCGATGTCGCGGCGTTCGTTGAAGTACTGGAAGCCGCTCACGACCTCGACGAACGCCTCAGGGTCGTCCGCCCAGGGCTGCCGGGCGAACTCCGCCTTCAGGGTCTGGTGGTTGTTCGGGTCCCAGCCGGTCACGGCGATGCGCTGGAACTCGATCGAGCTGTAGCCGGCCACGTAGTCGACGGCGTCCACCACGACGCGCTGCTCGCCCACGGCTGGGGCCGGCAGGATCTCGCCGTCGGGCTGGGCCATGGCCGAATTGGTGGTGAACACGAGTGCGTCGAGGTGCACCCGGCCCTCTGCCGCGGTGCGGATGTTGGACACCCGGACGGTGTGGGTGCCCGCGGTCAGCGACTGCCCGGTGAGCACCCGGCTGTACCGGACGACGCGGAAGTCGTCGTCGCTCTTGGCAATGGTGCCGGGGGTCAGCGTCGGCCCGCCGTCGATGCGCAGCCGCAGCCAGGTCTGGCTGTTCTCGTACCCGGTCGACACACCGAGCCAGAGGTCGTAGGTCCCGGTCACGGGGGCGTCGACGGTGTAGTCGACGTAGTCGCCACTGCGGGCGAGGCCGGCCAGGATCAGGTTCGGGTACTGCCCGCCGTGGTAGAGGTTCCCGGTCGCGGGGTACCGCACCAGCGGGGCGCGCACGCCGTCCACGAACAGCGTCCGGAACCGCCCGGCGCCCGGCACGCTCAGGCTGCGAATGCCGTCGGCGTCCGGCGCGCCCCAGGTGCCGGACAGCACCCGGCCACCGCTGAGCACGGCGGCGCCCGGCACCTCGGAGCGCCACACCACGGGGCTGGCGGCGTCGGCGCCGGAGTCCTGCGGGCCGAAGGTCAGCGGCGCGTCCAGGTAGTAGGTGCCCGGCCGGACGACCACCTCGATGCCGCCGGCCGGTAGCGCATGGGAGTTCAACCAGGTGCGCACGGCGTTCAGGGCGCCCTGCGGGCTCCGCAGCGGGCCGGTGGTCGCGCCCGGCTGCGGGCTCGGGTGTTCGCCGGTCCAGCCGTCGTCGCCGTCGGTGGCGACGTAGAACGTCTTGCCCGCGGCGTGGGCGGGCAGGGCTCCCAGGCCCAGCAGCCCGCTGCCCACGGCGACCGCACCCACCCCGCGCAGCAGGGTCCGGCGGCTCAGTTCGGTTGTCATGGCACTGCCTCCTCGACGTTGAGCATCAGGTCAGGCCGTTCGAATCCCCCGTCGTGCGATAGCGGGTGAACCGGACGTCGTCCGGCTCGAGCCGGACGAGGAGCTCCTCGTCCGGAGTCCGTCCGAGCCCCAGCGCCCCGAGAGGAACGGTCCGCAGGAGCGCCTCGGTGGTGCG
This genomic window contains:
- the dgoD gene encoding galactonate dehydratase, whose amino-acid sequence is MKITRIETFTVPPRWLFLRIETDDGVVGWGEPVLEGRAATVAATVDELSDQLVGRDPLRIEDHWQVLTKAGFYRGGPVLSSAVAGIDQALWDIAGRARGASVHELLGGPVRERVRIYAWVHGSGPEELADQAAEAMATGLTAVKFNGWDDPVATIDTPARIDAVVARVAAVRAAIGQDADLAIDFHGRFSPAMARRVLPLLEEFHPLFVEEPVVPELSSELVSIAATTSVPIATGERLYSRWDFRDVLASGIAVAQPDLSHAGGVSECRRIAAMAEIHGVSLAPHCPLGPIALAACLQVDLATPNFLIQEQALGLHDGKAAGLLGDLVDPAGFSVRDGYVERPMAPGLGLEIDEKAVRRVAQDGHRWRAPIWRHPDGSLAEW
- a CDS encoding SDR family NAD(P)-dependent oxidoreductase, whose translation is MGRHAGTVAFVTGAAHGIGRAIVARLVAEGARVGFCDVDDAGGRAVADELGPAALFVPADVTDEDQIAAAVAAVSSRFGGVTVLVNNAGVNAHFELADLTVSEWDRFLAIDLRAAWLCAKFVIPGMRTAGGGAVVNVSSLHAKLTTRGMFPYAAAKAGLVGLTRSMAVELGPDGVRVNAVCPGWTRTGPVEAAFAATGDPDRAEREVAESCPLGRLAEPDEIAAVVAFAASAEATYMTGTELYVDGGLGARFAT
- a CDS encoding right-handed parallel beta-helix repeat-containing protein produces the protein MTTELSRRTLLRGVGAVAVGSGLLGLGALPAHAAGKTFYVATDGDDGWTGEHPSPQPGATTGPLRSPQGALNAVRTWLNSHALPAGGIEVVVRPGTYYLDAPLTFGPQDSGADAASPVVWRSEVPGAAVLSGGRVLSGTWGAPDADGIRSLSVPGAGRFRTLFVDGVRAPLVRYPATGNLYHGGQYPNLILAGLARSGDYVDYTVDAPVTGTYDLWLGVSTGYENSQTWLRLRIDGGPTLTPGTIAKSDDDFRVVRYSRVLTGQSLTAGTHTVRVSNIRTAAEGRVHLDALVFTTNSAMAQPDGEILPAPAVGEQRVVVDAVDYVAGYSSIEFQRIAVTGWDPNNHQTLKAEFARQPWADDPEAFVEVVSGFQYFNERRDIDSVDTSTGEIQLAAPTTGRLEPASPFTVRGVRTELKVPGQWYLSTADERLDYLPPAGQDPATQEFVVPVLNRLVVLAGDGVTGARVRWLTLRDFTFTHCATAESYPEPRVVTDAAVVLDCASDSRIEGCHVTAVDGYGIWLHLDSCDNVVDGNLIDDIGAGGILLTSARLGYGYEYDARDEVEDFAPLRNALTGNTIRDGGRVWLCAAGINLDSRPPSTVYAAGNLVAGNLIENLPRQGVFAFRNQGGNIIAYNRIQDVVLSTADAGAINIATMTNLSAPSLVRHNVIVDAPGMLRLGTGVSRPFGFGLYADHSTSNVWWERNSVTGASLPMLVHAGQFNALVGNEFLNPHQVWFVDTDEHMRDNRMRRNVLSDPSAATQPAVRLFSPVFAFQNLLTANPRAVLESERNVLWSDPAVWFEPGRRTFAAWQALVVDVGSVNAVPGSTSYAAVGFQPIDTANAGPGAVTTVPVLASMAAVTTTAPPVAVDTKTTRYSPTFGQEGAYRVYARRSSSTAPQALRILVEHADGQSMSVYSEWSGTGRNPEYTRFGVYVGTYRFNAGAGHHVTFSQPGTATPVMPSELVFIRVPQFQTATAGELWDAVTAVGAATLTVGATTPVITRGLLGDGTLADLTGASISYGSDNSAVATVVTGGPTGHLVDAGGAGTARIWAAVTLNGLTVRSRPVTVVVEP